A genomic window from Helicobacter suis HS1 includes:
- a CDS encoding ABC transporter permease: MTSLSQRRLKAFCANKRALYSFIIFSLLFLLSCSAELWINDKPLFIYKDHKSYFPLFKDYPETTFGGDFYTTTDYTDPYVKEHLLKNAFVIWPLVPYSYNTIIMDLKQSAPTPPSLKHLLGTDDQARDVLARLVYGYRISILFGLILSVCSVFLGVALGALQGYYGGFIDLFGQRFLEIWSAVPMLFLLLILSSMFTPSFWWLLLLVLAFSWMSLAQVVRTEFLRGRNMDYVKASYALGVSDMRVIFYHILPNALVATITYMPFVMAGSITTLVSLDFLGFGMPVGSASLGELLNQGRNNLYAPHLALVGFFATATLLSLLVFIGEGVRDAFSGQ; encoded by the coding sequence ATGACCTCTCTTTCTCAAAGACGGCTTAAAGCTTTTTGTGCTAATAAGCGGGCACTTTATTCGTTTATTATTTTTAGTTTGCTTTTTTTGCTCTCTTGTAGTGCTGAGCTTTGGATCAACGATAAACCCCTTTTTATCTATAAAGATCACAAAAGCTATTTTCCTCTTTTTAAAGATTACCCTGAAACCACCTTTGGCGGGGATTTTTACACCACCACCGACTACACAGACCCTTATGTCAAAGAACACCTTCTTAAAAATGCCTTTGTAATCTGGCCCTTAGTGCCCTATTCTTATAACACCATTATTATGGATCTTAAACAAAGCGCTCCCACTCCCCCAAGTCTTAAACACCTTTTAGGTACAGACGATCAAGCCCGCGATGTGTTAGCACGGCTAGTTTATGGTTACCGCATTTCTATTTTATTTGGGCTGATTTTAAGCGTGTGTAGCGTGTTTTTAGGCGTGGCTTTGGGGGCTTTGCAGGGCTATTATGGCGGCTTTATTGATTTATTTGGCCAGCGCTTTTTAGAGATTTGGAGCGCTGTACCCATGCTTTTTTTATTGCTCATTCTCTCTAGCATGTTTACCCCTAGTTTTTGGTGGCTTTTGTTATTAGTGTTGGCCTTTAGCTGGATGAGTTTAGCCCAAGTGGTGCGCACCGAATTTTTAAGGGGGCGCAATATGGACTATGTCAAGGCCTCTTATGCGTTAGGGGTGAGTGATATGCGCGTGATTTTTTATCATATTTTGCCTAATGCTCTTGTGGCTACCATTACTTATATGCCCTTTGTCATGGCAGGGAGTATCACTACTTTAGTGAGTTTAGATTTTCTAGGCTTTGGCATGCCTGTTGGGAGCGCTTCTTTAGGTGAATTGCTCAATCAAGGTAGAAATAACCTCTATGCGCCCCATTTAGCCCTAGTTGGGTTTTTTGCTACTGCAACTTTACTTTCTTTACTCGTTTTTATCGGGGAGGGGGTGCGCGATGCCTTTAGCGGACAGTAG
- the dcd gene encoding dCTP deaminase, whose amino-acid sequence MGLKADTWIKKMSLEHAMIKPFCENQVSKGMVSYGLSSYGYDIRVGTEFMLFEQQKGVVDPKNFDPRLVQSIHTQTFITIPPNAFALAHSIEYIRMPKDVLAICLGKSTYARCGIIVNVTPFEPEFEGYITIEISNTTSLPAKVYANEGIAQVIFLQGDSVCATSYKDKQGKYQGQQGITLPKINP is encoded by the coding sequence ATGGGTTTGAAGGCCGATACTTGGATTAAAAAGATGAGTCTAGAGCATGCCATGATTAAGCCCTTTTGTGAGAATCAAGTGAGTAAGGGCATGGTGAGTTATGGGCTAAGTAGTTATGGCTATGATATACGCGTGGGTACGGAGTTTATGCTCTTTGAGCAACAAAAAGGAGTGGTTGATCCTAAAAACTTTGATCCGCGCTTAGTCCAAAGTATCCACACCCAAACTTTTATCACTATCCCACCTAATGCCTTTGCGCTAGCCCATAGCATAGAGTATATCCGCATGCCTAAAGATGTACTAGCCATTTGTTTAGGTAAAAGTACTTATGCGCGCTGTGGGATTATTGTCAATGTTACACCCTTTGAGCCGGAGTTTGAGGGGTATATTACTATCGAAATTTCTAACACCACTTCTTTACCGGCTAAAGTTTATGCCAATGAGGGCATCGCGCAGGTGATCTTTTTACAAGGCGATAGTGTCTGTGCTACTAGTTATAAAGACAAACAAGGCAAATACCAAGGACAACAAGGCATCACTTTGCCTAAAATTAATCCATGA
- the rlmN gene encoding 23S rRNA (adenine(2503)-C(2))-methyltransferase RlmN, whose translation MPIIAQRFKHFRAKMCINSERLWMQSLYNLTFEELQTYAADHHFKPFVAKQIFAWLYQRYATSFDQMHNLPKSLKTTLQRDFCIQNLKLLVKECSQDKSEKCLFATHDQHSFESVFMVMKEKQIGDKGQILAQEKLTFCLSSQIGCKVGCVFCATAKGGFVRNLKAGEIVEQVVALKRMHSLEPTKGINLVFMGMGEPLHNFEQVVRSLKILSHPHGLNISPRRITLSTSGVVPMMDILGALNLGVQLAISLHAVNDELRSKLMPINKTYNIQELIKAARRFPIDARKRLMFEYLVIKDYNDGLEHAKALLRLLNGLRSKINLIPYNPTTHSKFERPDLEKVKQFADFLNQRGLLCTMRLSKGLDISAACGQLREKTRGISGA comes from the coding sequence ATCCCCATTATAGCACAGCGATTTAAGCATTTTAGGGCTAAAATGTGTATCAATTCTGAAAGGCTTTGGATGCAATCGCTTTATAACCTGACTTTTGAAGAATTACAAACCTACGCCGCTGATCACCATTTTAAACCCTTTGTGGCTAAACAAATTTTTGCTTGGCTTTACCAGCGCTATGCCACCTCTTTTGATCAAATGCACAATCTACCTAAATCTTTAAAAACAACCCTGCAGAGGGATTTTTGTATCCAGAATTTAAAGTTATTGGTTAAAGAATGTAGCCAAGATAAAAGTGAAAAATGTTTATTTGCCACCCACGATCAGCATAGCTTTGAAAGCGTGTTTATGGTGATGAAGGAAAAACAAATAGGGGATAAGGGGCAGATTTTAGCACAGGAAAAACTCACTTTTTGTTTGAGTTCACAGATTGGTTGTAAGGTGGGCTGTGTGTTTTGCGCCACAGCTAAGGGGGGATTTGTGCGCAATTTAAAAGCGGGTGAAATTGTAGAGCAGGTGGTGGCTTTAAAGCGCATGCATTCGCTAGAGCCTACTAAGGGGATTAATTTAGTGTTTATGGGCATGGGCGAACCTTTGCATAATTTTGAGCAGGTGGTGCGCTCTCTTAAGATTTTAAGCCACCCACATGGGCTTAATATTTCCCCCCGTCGCATCACCCTTTCAACAAGCGGCGTTGTGCCTATGATGGATATTTTAGGGGCACTTAATTTGGGTGTACAACTGGCTATTTCTTTACATGCGGTAAATGATGAATTGCGCTCTAAACTCATGCCCATTAATAAAACCTACAATATCCAAGAGTTAATAAAGGCCGCAAGGCGCTTTCCTATAGATGCGCGTAAACGGCTGATGTTTGAATATCTGGTGATTAAAGATTATAACGACGGGCTAGAGCATGCAAAAGCTTTGCTTAGATTGCTCAATGGGTTGCGATCTAAAATTAATCTTATCCCTTATAACCCTACCACTCATTCTAAGTTTGAGCGCCCCGATTTAGAAAAAGTTAAGCAGTTTGCAGACTTTCTTAACCAAAGGGGTTTACTTTGCACAATGCGCCTCTCAAAGGGTTTAGACATTAGCGCAGCCTGTGGACAGCTTAGAGAAAAAACGCGCGGGATTAGTGGGGCGTAG
- a CDS encoding DUF5675 family protein, translating into MTNFRAVLQRLKSTPVVSKNSKSEAGTLGEFKVYDEQGQEVLSLYSMENFGTPTDSANLDKPIIPRLYTLQWANSSVCVPPLYRKAHKLGLNKAIWLHDPNNPRFADRRIMIHVGNNALDTLGCILLGTGYNEQTGQITNSTKAVEQFYNFCDTHGISNIVLEVRGLKSNA; encoded by the coding sequence ATGACTAATTTTAGGGCAGTGTTGCAGCGCTTGAAGTCTACTCCAGTAGTGAGCAAAAATTCTAAATCTGAAGCAGGCACTCTAGGAGAGTTCAAAGTTTATGATGAACAGGGGCAGGAAGTGCTAAGCCTTTATAGCATGGAGAACTTCGGAACGCCCACAGATAGCGCTAACCTTGATAAGCCAATTATCCCTCGCCTATATACTTTGCAATGGGCAAATAGTTCTGTTTGTGTCCCACCACTCTACCGCAAAGCCCATAAATTAGGTCTAAACAAGGCTATTTGGCTACATGATCCTAATAATCCTAGATTTGCCGATCGCCGTATTATGATCCATGTTGGCAATAATGCTCTTGATACTCTAGGCTGTATTTTGCTAGGCACTGGCTATAACGAACAAACAGGCCAGATCACTAACTCTACTAAGGCCGTTGAGCAGTTTTATAACTTTTGCGATACGCATGGCATTTCTAATATTGTCCTAGAAGTTAGAGGTTTAAAGTCTAATGCCTAA
- a CDS encoding phage holin family protein → MDFIASALKLQQYAELLPIGLIGIVGGTLNYFSSGSKGLKHAFKFACVSGFISLCVFTMLSATDLPYMAKVGFSASVGYFGIDKAIEVVKNILSIRK, encoded by the coding sequence ATGGATTTTATTGCTAGCGCGCTCAAGCTCCAACAATACGCCGAACTCTTGCCTATTGGGCTAATTGGCATTGTAGGGGGCACTCTAAATTACTTTAGTAGTGGGAGTAAAGGCCTGAAACACGCGTTTAAGTTTGCCTGTGTGAGTGGCTTTATTAGTCTATGCGTGTTTACCATGCTTAGCGCTACCGATCTGCCATACATGGCCAAAGTCGGATTTAGTGCCAGTGTGGGCTACTTTGGGATTGATAAGGCTATTGAGGTGGTAAAAAATATTCTTAGTATCCGTAAGTAG
- the purB gene encoding adenylosuccinate lyase: MLDRYSREGMLALWSLRNKFDTYLKVEKAVASAWYQLGLMSAVDCEKIQKAWFSLERIHTLEQTTKHDVIAFINAVCENLGDEARFFHYGITSSDCIDTALALLLQESLKIILKDLDALLAVLKKRAYEFKDTLIIGRSHGIHGEPLSFGLVWALWFDEMWRHMQSLKVVLEEVGVGMISGAMGNLAHIPLELEEITCTSLGLKVAPITNQVISRDRHAKMINAIALLASSCEKVVINIRHYQRTEVYEAEEYFSKGQKGSSAMPHKRNPVLSENITGLCRVIRGYCMPMMESVALWHERDISHSSVERFIFPDIFTTTDFMLDRLTTLLKNLVVYPENMQQNLEKTGGLIFSQRLLLELPKLGFSKEQSYTIIQENAAKVWKSLQQGKHTPDCFLHTLLKDPRLEKVDRSFLEECFDTSYYLKNTDQIFTRVFGI; encoded by the coding sequence ATGCTTGATCGCTATTCTAGGGAGGGGATGTTAGCCTTGTGGAGTTTACGAAACAAATTTGATACTTATCTAAAGGTTGAAAAAGCCGTTGCTAGCGCGTGGTATCAACTAGGTTTGATGAGTGCTGTGGATTGTGAAAAAATCCAAAAGGCATGGTTTAGTCTGGAGCGTATCCACACCCTAGAACAGACTACAAAACACGATGTGATAGCTTTTATTAATGCTGTATGTGAGAATCTAGGCGATGAAGCGCGGTTTTTCCACTATGGCATCACCTCTAGCGATTGTATTGATACAGCCCTAGCCTTGCTGTTACAAGAAAGCCTTAAAATTATCTTGAAAGATTTAGACGCGCTTTTAGCTGTGCTTAAAAAGCGAGCTTACGAATTTAAAGACACACTTATTATTGGTAGAAGCCATGGTATCCACGGTGAGCCTCTCTCTTTTGGGCTAGTGTGGGCGCTGTGGTTTGATGAAATGTGGCGGCATATGCAGTCTTTAAAAGTTGTGCTAGAGGAGGTTGGGGTTGGTATGATCAGTGGTGCAATGGGTAATTTGGCGCATATCCCCTTAGAGTTAGAGGAAATTACCTGTACCTCATTAGGCCTTAAAGTTGCCCCCATTACAAACCAAGTGATTTCTAGGGATCGCCACGCTAAAATGATCAATGCTATAGCACTACTGGCTAGCAGTTGTGAGAAAGTTGTGATTAATATCCGCCACTACCAACGCACAGAAGTTTATGAGGCAGAGGAATATTTTAGCAAGGGGCAAAAGGGCAGTTCAGCCATGCCACATAAACGCAATCCGGTACTTAGTGAGAATATTACCGGGCTTTGCCGTGTGATTCGCGGGTATTGCATGCCTATGATGGAGAGTGTCGCACTCTGGCATGAGCGCGATATTAGCCATAGTTCAGTAGAACGATTCATTTTCCCCGATATTTTCACCACAACAGATTTTATGCTTGATCGCCTCACAACACTTTTAAAAAATTTGGTGGTTTATCCGGAGAATATGCAACAAAATTTAGAAAAAACGGGGGGGTTGATTTTTTCACAGCGGCTTTTGTTAGAGTTGCCTAAACTAGGTTTTAGCAAAGAGCAGAGTTATACTATCATTCAAGAAAACGCCGCTAAAGTTTGGAAAAGTTTACAACAAGGCAAACACACCCCAGATTGCTTTTTACACACGCTTTTAAAAGACCCCCGCCTAGAAAAAGTTGATCGTAGCTTTTTAGAAGAGTGTTTTGATACTAGCTATTATCTGAAAAATACAGATCAAATCTTTACGCGGGTTTTTGGTATTTAA
- a CDS encoding thiamine pyrophosphate-dependent enzyme encodes MVKEVKTLKSFSQAAEKFEGSHLLCPGCGHGIIIREVLNAVDGPIVLGNSTGCLEVCSAVYPHTSWDVPWIHVGFENSSTAVCGAESMYKALARKGKYTGQRPKFVAFGGDGASYDIGFQFISGCLERGHDMTYICLDNENYANTGGQRSGSTPMGASTSTTPAGKVSFGKKERKKDLPLIMAAHGIPYTAQLAPNKWKDMNKKIKTALDTEGPCFINALSPCPTEWRYHSSLAIEMTDLAVDCLIFPLFEIFHGTELKITYRPRNILPVRDYLGVQKRFAHLFKKENEHIIEALQKDVDTRWEYLQRREEAKV; translated from the coding sequence ATGGTTAAAGAAGTTAAGACACTTAAGAGTTTTAGCCAAGCGGCTGAAAAGTTTGAAGGCTCACACCTTCTTTGTCCGGGTTGTGGGCATGGCATCATTATACGCGAGGTACTCAACGCCGTAGATGGGCCTATTGTGCTGGGTAATTCTACGGGCTGTTTAGAAGTGTGCTCAGCGGTTTATCCCCACACTTCTTGGGATGTACCTTGGATTCATGTAGGTTTTGAAAATAGCTCTACGGCTGTATGTGGCGCAGAAAGCATGTATAAAGCTCTAGCTAGAAAAGGCAAATATACAGGGCAACGGCCTAAATTTGTCGCTTTTGGAGGCGATGGCGCATCTTATGATATTGGGTTTCAATTTATCAGCGGTTGTTTAGAACGCGGGCATGACATGACTTATATTTGTTTGGATAATGAAAACTACGCTAATACCGGTGGGCAAAGGAGTGGGAGTACGCCTATGGGAGCGAGCACAAGTACCACCCCCGCAGGTAAAGTCAGTTTTGGAAAGAAAGAGCGCAAAAAAGATCTACCCCTAATCATGGCCGCTCATGGCATTCCCTACACCGCTCAACTTGCCCCCAACAAGTGGAAAGACATGAATAAGAAAATTAAAACCGCGCTAGATACAGAGGGTCCATGTTTTATTAACGCGCTAAGCCCCTGTCCTACTGAGTGGAGATACCATTCCTCTTTGGCCATTGAAATGACAGATTTAGCGGTGGATTGTCTGATTTTCCCCCTCTTTGAAATTTTCCATGGCACAGAATTAAAAATCACCTACCGCCCGCGTAATATTTTGCCTGTGCGCGATTATTTGGGCGTGCAAAAACGATTTGCCCATTTGTTTAAAAAAGAAAACGAACACATTATTGAAGCCTTACAAAAAGATGTAGATACCCGTTGGGAGTACTTACAGCGACGCGAAGAAGCTAAGGTTTAA
- a CDS encoding 2-oxoacid:ferredoxin oxidoreductase subunit alpha, with protein MASSYQMNAVEAWDGCTASAHALRQAQVDVVAAYPITPSTPIIQNYGSFKDNGYIDGEFVLVESEHAAMSACVGAAAAGGRVSTATSSQGFALMVEVLYQASGMRLPIVLNVANRALASPLNIHCDHSDMYLGRDSGWISLCTCNPQEVYDFTLMAFKLAEHAEVRVPVMVHQDGFLSSHTVQNVRPLSDAVAYKFVGDYLSVHSMLDFDKPVSYGAQAEEEWHFEHKAKLHHAIMHSSSVLEEIFGNFAKITGRQYNLIETFGIEDAEVVIFALGTTYESAIVAAKKAREKGVKAGVVTTHLLRPFPFELLAGALKNAKAVAVMDKSSPSGALGALFNEIAASLYQAPGSKHPVLSNYIYGLGGRDLTQANLDSIFEALVQDAKKGGLTHPTQQFIGLNGPELSYF; from the coding sequence ATGGCTTCTAGTTACCAAATGAATGCCGTAGAGGCTTGGGATGGTTGTACCGCTAGCGCGCATGCTTTGCGCCAAGCCCAAGTTGATGTCGTAGCAGCTTATCCTATCACCCCCTCTACCCCCATTATCCAAAACTACGGCTCGTTTAAAGATAATGGTTATATTGATGGCGAGTTTGTACTAGTTGAATCTGAGCATGCGGCTATGAGTGCGTGTGTGGGGGCTGCTGCGGCTGGGGGGCGGGTGAGTACAGCTACTAGTTCACAAGGTTTTGCTCTAATGGTAGAGGTGCTTTATCAAGCCTCTGGCATGCGCTTGCCTATTGTGCTGAATGTGGCTAATCGCGCCCTAGCCTCTCCGCTTAATATCCACTGTGATCACTCAGATATGTATTTAGGGCGTGATAGCGGTTGGATTAGTCTTTGTACCTGTAATCCCCAAGAAGTCTATGATTTTACGCTCATGGCCTTTAAACTAGCCGAACATGCAGAAGTGCGCGTACCTGTCATGGTGCACCAAGACGGATTTTTATCCTCCCACACCGTGCAAAATGTACGCCCATTAAGCGATGCGGTTGCTTATAAATTTGTGGGGGATTATCTGAGTGTGCATTCTATGTTAGACTTTGATAAACCCGTTAGCTATGGGGCACAGGCAGAAGAGGAGTGGCATTTTGAACACAAAGCTAAGCTCCACCATGCCATTATGCACTCTAGCAGCGTTTTAGAAGAAATTTTTGGCAATTTTGCCAAGATCACCGGTCGCCAGTATAATCTCATTGAAACCTTTGGAATAGAAGATGCTGAAGTGGTTATTTTTGCTCTAGGCACTACCTATGAGTCTGCTATCGTGGCGGCTAAAAAAGCCCGTGAGAAAGGGGTTAAAGCCGGTGTAGTAACTACGCATTTATTACGCCCCTTCCCCTTTGAATTGCTTGCCGGTGCGCTTAAAAATGCTAAAGCAGTGGCTGTAATGGATAAAAGCTCCCCTTCTGGTGCACTAGGTGCGCTCTTTAATGAGATTGCAGCTAGTTTATACCAAGCCCCCGGCTCCAAACACCCCGTATTAAGCAATTATATTTATGGGCTAGGTGGTAGGGATTTAACCCAAGCTAATTTAGATTCTATCTTTGAGGCGTTAGTACAAGACGCTAAAAAAGGGGGTCTTACCCACCCCACGCAACAATTTATCGGACTTAATGGTCCTGAATTGTCTTATTTCTAA
- a CDS encoding 4Fe-4S dicluster domain-containing protein, producing MNNWQEFAIGGVLFPFEKEGQEELSKHNDTRNYTQESSFTASVANWRVEKPVHNKEVCINCFNCWVYCPDASILSREGKMSGIDYEHCKGCGVCVDVCPTNPKSLLMFDNLEPLEEALTKWPEKTPGIKKKSYRTEGGYNGF from the coding sequence ATGAATAATTGGCAAGAATTTGCAATCGGTGGCGTACTGTTTCCCTTTGAAAAAGAAGGGCAAGAGGAATTAAGTAAACATAATGATACACGCAACTACACCCAAGAAAGTTCTTTTACAGCTAGCGTAGCAAATTGGCGTGTAGAAAAGCCCGTGCACAACAAAGAGGTTTGCATTAACTGTTTTAATTGCTGGGTTTATTGCCCGGATGCGTCCATTCTATCTCGTGAGGGTAAAATGAGTGGGATAGATTATGAACATTGCAAGGGTTGTGGCGTGTGTGTAGATGTGTGCCCTACTAATCCTAAATCTTTGCTCATGTTTGATAATCTTGAACCCCTAGAAGAGGCGCTTACTAAGTGGCCGGAGAAAACACCGGGCATTAAAAAGAAAAGTTACCGCACAGAAGGGGGTTATAATGGCTTCTAG
- a CDS encoding pyruvate flavodoxin oxidoreductase subunit gamma, protein MLQIRWHARAGQGAVTGAKGLADVVATTGKEVQGFAVYGSAKRGAAMTAYNRIDSEPILNHEKFMNPDYVLVIDPGLTFIANITEDEKEETTYIITTHLSKEELLEKKPDLANKKLYTLNCIKIAMDTIKRPIPNTPMLGALMKVSGMLELEFFKNTFKEVLGKKMAQALIDANMMAIDQAYQQVQ, encoded by the coding sequence ATGCTACAGATTAGATGGCATGCAAGAGCTGGACAGGGGGCAGTTACGGGGGCTAAGGGTTTGGCCGATGTGGTGGCCACTACAGGCAAGGAAGTACAAGGCTTTGCAGTCTATGGTTCGGCTAAAAGAGGGGCGGCGATGACGGCGTATAACCGGATTGACTCAGAACCCATTTTAAACCATGAAAAATTCATGAATCCAGATTATGTCTTAGTTATTGATCCGGGGCTAACTTTTATTGCAAATATTACAGAAGATGAAAAAGAGGAAACCACTTATATTATCACCACCCACCTCTCTAAAGAAGAGTTATTAGAGAAAAAGCCTGATTTGGCTAATAAAAAACTCTACACGCTTAATTGCATTAAAATAGCGATGGATACGATCAAACGACCCATTCCTAATACGCCTATGTTAGGGGCTTTAATGAAAGTTTCTGGCATGCTAGAGTTGGAGTTTTTTAAAAACACTTTCAAAGAAGTATTGGGTAAAAAGATGGCTCAGGCTTTAATTGATGCTAACATGATGGCTATTGATCAAGCTTATCAACAAGTGCAATAA
- a CDS encoding EscU/YscU/HrcU family type III secretion system export apparatus switch protein, with the protein MGMPKAVALAYNIEQDHAPKVVASGVGSIAEAIMQKAKAFDIPLFCNESLVESLLHLPVDHAIPPELYQSVVEVFIWLQDLAKDRQMS; encoded by the coding sequence ATGGGCATGCCAAAAGCTGTAGCACTGGCCTATAATATTGAGCAAGATCACGCGCCAAAGGTTGTAGCTAGTGGTGTGGGCAGTATTGCAGAGGCCATTATGCAAAAGGCCAAAGCCTTTGATATTCCGCTTTTTTGTAATGAGAGTCTGGTAGAATCTTTATTGCATTTACCAGTCGATCATGCAATTCCGCCTGAACTTTACCAAAGTGTGGTTGAGGTCTTTATCTGGTTACAGGATTTAGCAAAAGATCGCCAAATGAGTTAG
- the ribE gene encoding riboflavin synthase, which produces MFSGLIQEMAVVNSFSGDLLALKSQYQPKIGDSIAVNGACLTVVGISQGGFSLQLSTHTQQSIALENYRPGSLVHVEPALRASDRLDGHLVQGHVDGIGVVLGSKPVGNQVCVQIKAPTHILELCIPKGSIAIDGVSLTLASIEADFFELVIIEHTFKNTLFASYKKGRRVNIESDMLVRSIAHFLRRTKNSATRNIVSWQEMDALVMGY; this is translated from the coding sequence GTGTTTAGTGGACTAATCCAAGAAATGGCTGTTGTAAACTCCTTTTCAGGCGATTTACTAGCGCTTAAAAGCCAATATCAACCTAAAATTGGTGATAGTATCGCTGTTAATGGGGCTTGTTTGACTGTGGTTGGGATTTCTCAAGGGGGTTTTTCTTTGCAGTTAAGTACGCATACACAACAAAGCATTGCGCTAGAAAACTATCGCCCGGGATCATTAGTGCATGTAGAGCCGGCTTTAAGGGCTAGCGATCGCTTAGATGGGCATTTAGTACAAGGCCATGTTGATGGAATAGGCGTTGTACTAGGAAGTAAACCTGTGGGTAATCAAGTTTGTGTGCAAATTAAAGCCCCTACGCATATTTTAGAGTTATGCATTCCTAAGGGTTCTATTGCCATTGATGGGGTGAGTCTTACTCTTGCTAGCATAGAGGCAGATTTTTTTGAATTAGTCATCATTGAGCACACCTTTAAAAATACCCTCTTTGCTTCTTATAAAAAAGGACGGCGGGTTAATATTGAAAGCGATATGTTAGTGCGATCCATTGCCCATTTCTTACGCCGTACAAAAAATAGTGCTACAAGAAATATTGTTTCGTGGCAAGAGATGGACGCTTTGGTAATGGGTTATTAA
- a CDS encoding TatD family hydrolase, producing MELVDTHCHLDHPSYQADFLKVLQNAQEVGVQTAIIPAASPKDLKRAIELCETHQNLYFAVGVHPLDLEDFDLNVLREHITHPKCVAVGECGLDYHRLETPDQTVIASQKEAFITQIDLALEFEKPLIVHIREASEDAYLILKQYPKLKGVLHCYNAHPLLLKLSSQFYYGIGGVATFKNAKDLVAILPQIPLNRLLLETDAPYLTPHPFRGQRNQPHHIPLIAQKIAEVCCINLEDLAKITTHNAKTLFGLPKVS from the coding sequence ATGGAGCTTGTGGACACCCATTGCCATTTAGATCACCCCTCCTACCAAGCAGATTTTTTAAAAGTGTTGCAAAATGCCCAAGAAGTGGGGGTACAAACAGCGATTATCCCTGCTGCTAGTCCTAAGGATTTAAAACGCGCCATTGAGCTATGTGAAACCCACCAGAATTTATACTTTGCTGTGGGAGTACACCCCCTAGACTTAGAAGATTTTGATCTGAATGTTTTAAGAGAGCATATTACACACCCTAAATGCGTGGCTGTGGGTGAATGTGGGTTAGATTACCACCGCCTAGAGACACCCGATCAAACAGTTATAGCATCTCAAAAAGAGGCCTTTATTACACAAATTGATCTAGCCTTAGAATTTGAAAAACCCTTGATTGTGCACATTAGAGAGGCCAGTGAAGATGCCTACCTTATTTTAAAACAATACCCAAAACTTAAAGGGGTTTTACACTGCTATAATGCCCACCCCTTGCTTTTAAAACTCTCCTCTCAGTTTTACTATGGGATCGGAGGTGTGGCAACTTTTAAAAATGCCAAAGATTTAGTAGCCATTTTGCCCCAAATTCCTCTAAATCGTTTGCTATTAGAAACCGATGCACCCTATCTCACACCCCACCCTTTCAGAGGGCAACGCAATCAGCCCCACCACATTCCTCTAATCGCTCAAAAAATAGCAGAGGTGTGTTGCATTAATTTAGAAGATCTTGCCAAAATTACTACACATAATGCCAAAACTCTCTTTGGCTTACCAAAGGTTTCTTAA